AACCCCAGCCTGCATCCCGGTTCACCAGGATGTGCCAGGAGGCTTTAACAGAGACCTTTATAAATCTTGTGTGAACGGTTCAACACCGGCCTTTGCTTTGCCACACCTTGGAGTGTCTGGTGACCAGAGttagggtggtcaggcactggaataggCTGGCCTGGCATGTGGTGGAGTCACTAACCCTGGGGATGTTTAGGAGGCTCGATCTGGCACTGACGTGGTTTAGGATTTACAGAGGCAGCGCTGGGTTAACGGCTGGAAttgatgatcttaaagatcTCTCTCTTCCAACCTTGCCGATTCCGTGACTCCCTGAGGGGAGGGCACGCCCCACAGCTGGAGACCGGCGGagacagcagccctgccccggcacCCCGcaccccggcccggccgctcccCGCCCGTACCTAGCGCGTCCCAGAAGCGCGGCAGCTCGAACGGCTCTCGGCCCTCGCTCGGCTCTCCCTCTGTAACggcacagacacagctcagcccGCGGGGAgccggcccggctcggcccgaCCCCCGGCTGGCCCCGCTCCCGGTCCCGGCCCGCACCTCGCAGCCGCGCCAGCACCGCCCGCAGCGCCCCGCGCACGTCCCGCAGCGGCTCCCGCGCCTCCAtcgctgcggggcggccccggagcgccccgcgcGTCACGTCCGCTCCGCGAGCGGCTGGAACGGCCCCGCCCCGCAAGAGAGAGCCCTGCCCCACAGACAACCTCAGAGAGACAACCCCCGAGAGTCAGCTCCACCCCACAGACAGCCTCAGAGAGACAGCCTCAGAGAGACAGCCCCGCCCCACAGACAGCCTCAGAGAGACAGCCCCGCCCCACAGACAGCCTCAGAGAGACAGCCTCAGAGAGACAGCCCCGCCCCACAGACAGCCTCAGAGAGACAGCCTCAGAGAGACAGCCTCAGAGAGACAGCCCCACCCCACAGACAGCCTCAGAGAGACAGCCCCACCCCACAGACAGCCTCAGAGAGACAGCCCCACCCCACAGACAGCCTCAGAGAGACAGCCTCAGAGAGACAGCCTCAGAGAGACAGCTCCGCCCCACAGACAGCCTCAGAGAGACAGCTCCGCCCCACAGACAGCCTCAGAGAGACAGCCTCAGAGAGACAGCCCCACCCCACAGACAGCCTCAGAGAGACAGCCTCAGAGAGACAGCCTCAGAGAGACAGCTCCACCCCACAGACAGCCTCAGAGAGACAGCCTCAGAGAGACAGCCCCACCCCACAGACAGCCTCAGAGAGACAGCCCCACCCCACAGACAGCCTCAGAGAGACAGCCTCAGAGAGACAGCTCCGCCCCACAGACAGCCTCAGAGAGACAGCTCCGCCCCACAGACAGCCTCAGAGAGACAGCCCCACCCCACAGACAGCCTCAGAGAGACAGCCTCAGAGAGACAGCTCCACCCCACAGACAGCCTCAGAGAGACAGCCTCAGAGAGACAGCCCCACCCCACAGACAGCCTCAGAGAGACAGCCTCAGAGAGACAGCCCCACCCCACAGACAGCCTCAGAGAGACAGCCCCACCCCACAGACAGCCTCAGAGAGACAGCCTCAGAGAGACAGCCTCAGAGAGACAGCCTCAGAGAGACAGCTCCGCCCCACAGACAGCCTCAGAGAGACAGCTCCGCCCCACAGACAGCCTCAGAGAGACAGCCTCAGAGAGACAACCTCAGAGAGACAGCTCCACCCCACAGAGACAGCCCCACAGACAGCCTCAGAGAGACAACCTCAGAGAGAGACAGCCCCACAGAGACAGCTCCACCCCACAGACAGCCTCAGAGAGACAGCCCCGCAGAGACAGCCTCAGAGAGACAACCTCAGCGAGACAGCCCCACCCCACAGACAGGCTCAGAGACAGCTCCACAGAGACAGCTCCACCCCACAGACAGCCTCAGAGAGACAGTCTCAGAGAGACAGCCCCGCCCCATAGACCCCCACcccacagacagccctgccccacagagagagCCCCATAGAGCCCCGCCCCACAGAGACAACTCTACAGAGCCATTCCCGCCCCACAGAGACAACCCCACAGACAGCCCCACCCCACAGAGACAGCCCCATAGAGACAGATCCACCCCACAGAGACAGCCCCACAGAGACAGCCCCACCCCATAGAGACCGCCCCATAAAGAGCCCCGCCCCATAAACAACCCCATAGAGACAGCCCCACCCCACAAAGACAGCCCCACAGAGAGAGCCCCGCCCCACAGAGACAGCCCAGGCCGGTTGGCAGCGACACACACAAGTTTATTAATGAACAAGCAAACAGGGAAAGCAGCGGGGCTGTGCCCCTGCGAGCGTGTCTGTGATAAAAAGCGAGGCTCACGCCCTCTACATCAGCCGGCGGAGGTCCTCGAAGTTGAGCATGTTGTTGGCCACATCGGACCAGGCCGCGTGGGTTGCCCCGTCCATCTCCGGGGCCAGGCTGTTGCTGCTGTCCAGAGCGTGGTTGGTGCCACCGATGACCTCATGGCACTCAGGGCACGTACTCTTCTGCATTGCCCCCCCACACTCCCCAATTACATAGATATGCCCATTTTTGCACTTGAACCAGTGGCCACGGGGACAGCCAATAGCAGTGACAATCTGCACCCGTTCAGCTTCAGAAATCCCCAGCCCTGACACGGGTAAGCTAACATTGATCTTCTTCAGGTGAGCCTTCACTGCAGCCTCATCCTCCTCTGTGAATTTCCTCGTCCCTTCCAGGATCTCACGTGCACTGTTAATCTCTGCTGCGATGTCTGTGGATATCATCCTACTTGCTTTGCACCTTACCAAGAGGCTCAGCAAGTAAGTCAGTCTCTGGATCTCAGACTGCAGGTCAGCGAGCTCCTGTCCTGTAAAACTGATGCGTTGCTTGTCCAACCACTTCTGCACCTCATCCAGCCTCTTTACCAGCCCCTTCTTTTCGTTCTCAGCAATTTTGTTCAGAGAATTAGTTAGGTCTCCTACACGTTTGTAGAAATTAAGCAGGTTCTCAATTAGTCCAATACTCTTtgtggagagaggagaagcTTTTAGTTTCTCTTCCAGCATGGCATACTTAGAGGATAGATTATGCTTCAGATAAATATTCTGTGCCAGTGCAGCCTTCAGTCTCTTTCTGTTAGACTCAATTTCCTCTGCTGGGCCTTGGATTTTCTGTTTCACTCGTTCTATCTCCTCCACCTGCCTTTTCACACTGCTGCCATATCTCAGATTCTTTCTGATGGGTGTCTGACACATAGGGCATACCTTCAGCTTGACgacatcatcatcttcatccaTATAGTGGTCAAGACCCTGCGACTCAAAGACATGGCCACAGTCTTCAAGCTGTACAAATCGAGCATCTGGGTCATCCTCAAAGCCAAAAAAGATCTGAGTGAGCTCCTCGTGGTCACAAACAAGGCACTTCTTTGGGCAGGGCTCTCCACACAATCCAACACAGGGATGACCACAGGGCAGCATCTTAGCACAGGGAACATTGCAGCGAGGCCTGTTGCACGGCTCAGAGCAAAGGTTGGTACACTGGtagtgctggcactgccactcACATGGCTCTGCACAAGGAACACAGCTTTCCCAACATTTCTTTTTGCACTTACTGTGAATACAATAGTTCTGACATTCCTTCTGACATGGAGGACATTCTGTAGTACAAGGCTCTTGACACTTGTGGGAACAGATCAAGACACGCTTGCATGGGCTGTCACATGCCTTATGAAATCTGCCTCCAAAGCAAGCATGACAGGAACCTGAACATACATGACCACATGCCAGTGTGACAGAACACTTTGTCTCACATTTCACGGCCTCCTCATGTCCCATCTCAGTCATCCAGCACAAAACTTTCTGCTCATGGCCACATTTCAGTGTGGCTGTAACCTGTTCAGGACACTTCATTGTGCATTGCTGCCCACAGGAACGCCTGCATTTGTGTCCACAGTTTAACTTCTTCTGGCAAGGCTCTAGGCACTCAAATTGCCGTTGTGGAATATGGCATGGCACCATCTGTATGTGGCCACATTTAGAAATTGTTTTCTCTACCTTCACCATACATTTTCCACAGGGCTCATAACATGATTTTGGACAGTGGTGCCCATCTGCACAAAGTACCTTTTGACAAGGCTTCAGGCACTGGTACTTTTTGTGCTCTGGGTCATATGGGTGACATGCCCTCATGCAAACATGTCCACAACTCAACCTAAACTCACAGGGACGAGTACAGCCTCCCTCTGGGACGCTGTTGAAGTCTTCACCTGTAGATACCTTTGTCTTGGTTCCAGGGTGGTTTTGACAGCAAAGCTCCAATGACTGGCCAATGTGACCGTTCTTCCCAAGGGTTTCAATGATCTTGTTCCAGAGAGGAACCTTGCCAAGCATTCTCATGTTTCCAATACAATAGAGGCCTTTCTTAGCTCTGGATAATGCCACACATATCCGATTAGGGATTTGCAAGAACCCGGGTCTCCCCTCTTTGTTGCTTCGCACCAATGACAGCAGAATAATATCATTCTCCTCTCCCTGGTACTTATCTACCACATGAACCTTCACACCTTCAAAGGTCTTTGCTGGCATGAGCTTACGCAGACAGAAGAGCTGTCCAGTGTAAGTAGTGAGAATGGTGATCTGAGAAGGTTCATAGCCCTGACACAAGAAATATTTGCACAGTTCCACTACAAAGCGGGCCTCGTGTGGGTTCTGGTGGCTTTTCCCTTCCTGGATCTCTTGTTCAGGAACCTCATGTTCCACAAAGAAGATATTAGTTGAGACACCCTGAAACAAGAGGAAGGATGTCAGAGAGAGAATTCTAGTTTCTGTCAGCCAAGAGTGTTTCCATGTTCCTGATTATCCACTCACAGGAGGACTTCTAATGAGTTGACTACAGTATGCAGTTACTGTATACAGTACACAGTACAGTATACAGTACAGTATGCAGTTACTGTATACTGTATACAGTACTGTATGCAGTACGTAGTACACACACTTAGGAAATCACTTAGGTGATTTCCTCTGAGATTTCCATAGGTTATTAATCAAATTCCCATTTCAGCTTACTGGTAATATTTTAGTATCATAATATGAAATCTGTTTCTGATTTTATTCCCTATCTTTCCAGAGATGTTTTTGCAGTACATTTCCAGGTTCCACCAAAGAAAACATGAAGTGTTAGTAACTTCTCAAACCATATTCATAGTGTGAACAATGTCTTGTTTTGGGCCAGTGGGAAAAAGATACTAAGTTACCagtgcacagggctgagcacttGCCTAAAACACGCTTCCTTTGTTGctgcaataaaaacaaaacagcaaggAAGATTTCTTCTTCAACAGTAAAGGAATGCTAGGACTCCAGTAGTCACTTACCAGCTCATGGTGTATGGAGTTGACTGCTCACCTGTTCAAAAACTCTATTAGCCTTGAGTTAGCAGGGGCTTTTAAATTTTTACCTATTAACTGGAATTATTCTACCCATAAGAAATTATTGTTCTGCCTGCCAAAACCCAGAGACTGATTTTAATAGGAAAGAACAGCTTCTGCAGATCAAACGCAGATTTCTGGTTTTCCAAGGTAGGATTACATAGAGATGACTGTTAATAGTTCAAAGATGCAAGACAAGCACCAACACGAGATACATGAAGCCCTGGTTAGGGCTTCCTCATTTGTATTTCCTCATTTTATTGAGGAAATACAAATCAGAAAGTAGGCAGTGAGTGTTAAGATGGAAACTCAGTACCATTAAGGAAGAAGCAAAGACTGACACTTCTGACTGATACTCAAGGCAAGCATTCTAATAGCTTACTAAATTCTGGCTGTTTATTGTGCATGTTAGATGATAAATGATGATTTTATACTTGTAAGCTGCATAAATCTTCTTTGCAGATGTTGTTTATTGGTAGATTGCCCAAATGGAGAGACCAAGAAAAGAGTTCCAGTAATTCTGTCACCTATTTTTTGTTGGAGTATCAATATTATGCTTTAAGTCTTTCATTTCAGATTTATTCCTAGCTTTCAAACTCCTACAATTTGTTTGTTCCCCCTTGCATTTCttactgttttttttaaagttattggTATTGGATCTATTTCCACTGTCCGCCATCACTAAAGCCAGAAGAACTACAAATTACTTACATAATTCTATATTGCACAATTCCTCCATTCAGGTAAAAAATTCAGTAAGTGAATTTGACCTAAGAATTTGAAATCCTTGAACTCTGTAGTTTACTCATTTAGCCAGTAACAAGGGACAAAAGCAATCACTTGGATTGCTGAAAACTCACTTTTATATTCTCATATTCCAGGACAGAGGGATGGTTCTCCAGCTTCTGGTATATATGAGGACTGATAAGCTGGGCAATTTCAGGGCGCATGCGGTGCTGAAACACAAAACAGTTTTATCAGTCTTGAGAAAGGAGCACCATAATTCCCTGTCAGTATTCTTTTGCTCCACTGTACAGACCGTGGCTGAATACAAGACAAGGATGACTTTTCAATAAGAGACAAGAAGGGAGCACTTCCCAATCCCTACTCTCCCTCCTCACCCCATTACTGACACCACCAACAACTGCAGGAGTGATAGTAGAAGAACATCTTCAAGAAAATCTCTTGATAAGGTTGTTGCAAAATAATGCTGGTTTCAGTGCAAATCTAAGCACACTTATAGATAACAAAAGCCAGCACCTCACCCTAACTACTAAATAAACTCTTTCAGGTACCTTTAACACAGGACTGCTGGTGGTAGAATTAACTTCCCCAGGCACCAAGATAAACAATTATAGCAATTTAGCAGGAAGCATCCTGAGAAGAATTGTGCTGTTTCACTCTGCAAAGTTGTGGAAGTTTCAGTTGCCACAATAAACCATGTTTTTCACACAAAAACATGAGAACCACAGTGCTGTGGACAATATCACTAAATAACTGAAAATATGCTGGAACTCTGTATCAGTTTGACAGCTCCCACCACTGTTTTCAGAAGTTAgtacattattttcttttaggcTGCTCTTACAGTAGAAATATAAACTTAAGTGTATTATAAACTTAAAACAACCTAAGTACAAATGCCATTTTTATAGCTCTTTCTTACTTGGTATTTCAGACAGACAAAGGGGAAATCCACTTTGATCAGACGTTCAAAGAGAGAGACTTCAAGGTTGAAGTTCTTGGCGAGGTCATAAACATTTGCACTAGGCTGCAGCTGAAAGAGAAGAGATAGGAGGTCCATGTTTTGGCACTTTTCCTATGTGTAAGTAGgatttttcactttcattttctGCGACTGGTCGCCCACTGAAAGGCCAGAGACTGGATTCTTGCAGAAGTGCTAAACATCAAAGCTAGATACAGCCACAATCAAAGCACATTTAAAATTGTATCAGTTCAATTAAAACACCAGTCCCACAGGAGCTCTAAAACTACAGGAGACAGGACCTGTGGTATCTGTGGAAGCTGGGGAGCAACAAGCCTTGGCAATTTTCCCACACAGCTTTTGGTTAGGCAGTTCTTGTTCATTAACCCAGCAGACAGAGATGTTAGTCATGAAAGTTACCTGCTGATGATCTCCAATGAGGATGAGGTGCTGGCATTCACTACTCAGAGTAGTAATGGTGTGAGCCTCAAGCACCTCTGCTGCCTCTTCTACAATGACAATTCGTGGCTCTATGTACTGCAAGATCCGTCGGTATTTTGCAGCACCTGAGCAAGGACAGAAGATAAACCTTAGGATATAACTGCATTCAAGCAGTAAGGCAAGACTTTTCACAGAGGGGAGTAGGGAGAGTTTTTCTGTCTCAGAAAAACTGGGGTTCTTCTCAAGATTCCCCATTTCAACACTTGgctttttgaattttaaaacagCACCAGGGATGGCTTCTATATGAAGAGTTAAGGAAGGCAGGTGAGGATTAGTCCTATGCCTGCCTTGGTCCTTTTTCAATGCTCTCTTCAGACAGAAGAAACACTCAATATATTGTTCTACACACTTAAATAAACCGAAATTGTCTCTCCAAAGAGACATACTACAATGATCTTGACACCACCATCTCCAGAAGGTGCTGTGGGAGTAGCAATACAGGTATTACCTGTGCCTTACTAAGGCACAAGTGGTGCAGTTCCATTAGAAGAATGCTACTCAAAGAGGGGGAGTGCAAAACAGCACAGAAGCTGCTCATGCCACTAATTAACAACTCTCACAACAGCCCCATTTGCAAAGGGAGTCACAGATTAAAAAGGCCCCAGACTAATGCAGGGCCTGACTCAGGCTGTGAAGCAACACATGATACTAATCCTTCAGCAAAAGGTTCTTTAAACATGATTGGAAGCAATACAATACTGGTTTGCTTCCCAACTGCTCTGCACCTGTAGTTGTCATCCCCACAATTCTGGCGCTACTGAGAATGCAGAGATCTTGCTCCAGCTTCAGTTCTTTCAGTTTTCTGGCTGCTTCCTGATACTGCTCTTCATGATCCCGAATGTCCTCTCGAATAAAACCCTGGTAAGTCTGCAGCCAAAGCCTGGGAAGAAAGCGCTGTTATCACACACTGCAAGGAAAACAAGATGGTGACCCACAGGTTCTGAGTGGATTCAGCTAAAAACTTCTGCCATACCTTTTGGAAAACAGGTTATTATCATCTGTACTTAGTCCTGAACATGTACAAATGCAGGGCCTGACATTGCTTCCCATGCAGTACAAGGAAGGTAAGAACAAACATGTTCATACAAGGAACTGAACAAGTACAAACAGAAACATCATGGCTTGACACTTTGCACACTGGAATGATCCTAGGAAACACCTGCCTGGCAAGCCCTGCAAAATAGCTTTGTCACCTGTAAAGCCTCCAGCGGGAGTTCAGGTCAAGTTGCCACACATCCCGAACAGCATTGGCCTCTAACTCTGTCATTGCGTTCACTTTACGGAGCTCAACCTTCATCTTCTGCATAATTTTTCTCCTCTGGCCACGAGTtacctgcaaaaaaaaaaaaaaaaagtaccccAATAAGCAGTTACAGTACAAAGATTCTTTTGTGTTAGCACCCCATGTTATTCTTTACACAGTCATGCTAATGCATGCAGTTACCTCCCACTGCATGTTCTCCTGCCATGGTTGAGCTGTTCCTTCTTCTTGATCCAGCTTCATAGCCAACATGGCACGGGCTAGATCATGAACACTGTCatcttccttctccctcctccaaTAGTTTGCTATTCTTTCATCCTCAATCACTCTCTCAGCTTCAATCAGGTCAGCCATCTCTGGGATCTCCAAAAGCTCCTCTTCTGCTACATCTTCACTGtcctcctctccttcctgctGACCACCTGTGAGAGTCACAGTCACATGAAGCAAGCCACAGCCACTCTATCAGTGCAGCATTGAAATTAGGTGTTGTattgtgatttttgttttgttagtaggtttatggtttgatttgtgGTTTGGTGGTTTCCCttgttgctgttttccttttgtctctgcctttttccagttatttcgTCAGCTAGTttctagtttctatttctccaaactttaGCAGTTCGCTGaaacttttttcctcccttagAATTTTATTGGTTCACACATTGTGATCCCTGCCTGGGTTTTTACTCCcaattctcctgatttgttgaaGGTTGCGCCTTCCCCTGAGACCTGCACCCACATATAAGTCTTTGTTTGCCCCTTGATCAGGGTcctgggagaggaaaaggggaagtttaccaCAAATAAAGTTACTCTGGGACCCGTGTGCTTCCCTGTGTTTTATAATGTGCCGAAACAACTGACAGCTGGGATTCaacagagctccagggggaacctGCCACCCCCCCCTCCCTTGTCATCAGCTAGCTGGGGGAAAGAGAAGCAGCAATTAGGATTAATCTTCTTTCCACTCCCTCACAGTATCACACATCATTCAGTGCCTATTAAGTACCATAATCTCTTTTCTGGCACTCATACACTGCTTAGGTAAACACACTTGTAGAAAATGTGTGTGGGGTGGGTGTCTttctggtgtttgttttttttgttttgttttctttgttttaccTGGATTTTCAGCCCATGTATTCTCTGCAGCATTCTGGGTGAAGGCAGATACACCAAGTCCCAGCCACTCCAGAATCAGTGAGCGTTGTGAACGAAAGTAGTTAAAGTCAGTGTCCGCCTAATACAGGGAAAGTCAAATGAGTCAGGCCTATTGCACTTCAGAGTCTTAGGATGATACCAAAGCAGCACCTTACAGCAGCGGCAACTAGGACAAGTCCCCCCAAGACACCCTCCAGAACTATAAATTCCAAACAACCCCAGATCTTCAGAAAGCGTACCTCTCCTCCCTTCAGTTTAAGAGGCTTTCCTTTGGATACTTGCATTTTTATGCTGCTAAAGATCACTTAGAATCTCTGCAGTTTAAAGGAGCAAAATTCAAAGCCCCTACTTGCCCTGCCTGTCTAGACTACTGTCCTTTGGCACACCTTGCTGTTCATTTTCTTACTTTCCCAGTAACCAAATGATGCTAAAAAGATGTATGCTGGGGCAACCTCAGGCCCATTAGCAGAAAGGATGGTAAGCATGCAATGGCGCTGCTTGACTCAGAAGAAAGGGCCCTCTCTTACCACAGCCCTTCTCAGGCTGTCCCAGTGCCGGGGGGCCATGTGTGGTTTCAAGTAGCGCTCATGCAGAACTCCGTAGGCCGTGCACTCCAACCGCTTCGCTCCTTCAAGGAGACCCTCCTCAGCCTTTTTCATCTGATGAATTGTCTACTCATAACAAAGACAAGAGAGGAAGTGTCACACTCAGAGGAACAAAGTTCACTAACAGCACGACAAAAAACTGACAGAAGAATTAAGAGGCCAAATTCAGCGTAAAACAAGGTGAAAGGCCAGGTGTGGGGGAGGTTTAATATCTCCTCTAATGCACAGGCAACCCAGTCCCAGCATCTCCCAGGAGGTCTGTACATACATATTCATAGTCTCTGAAGTCATAGTCTGAGAAGTCAAATCTGTTGGTATGCTTCCTCAGCTCCTTCAAGGTGAATCTGTGCAGGGCTGCACTGCTACTCCTGCCCCCAATACGCACTATTCCATCTGATGCAAATGAGACTATTCCtgtgaataaaaaagaaatattagaaCTAAAGGGCCAAGCTCAGTTTTCAGCAGTAAGACAAGAGGTAGGAAAAATACCCTTTGACTGCAAATCCTACAGTGGTTTGCTCTGAGTCAAGTTTTTTTAATCTATGTAAATGGGGCTACAGTTACTGAAAAGAATCAAACCAAAATGCAGGTTATCATGCCATACAATGAGCAGAGTAAGAATTATAGTATAGTTTCTAATTACAGGTTCTACCAACAGGTTGACTGGAGAATTTGTGGAAGCACTACCActtgaagtgttcaaggtcagactggacagagcttggagcaacctggcctagtggaaggtatccctgtccatggcaggtcagttgaactagatgatctttaaggtctttccaacccaaaccattctatgattctaccaCCATCCTGCTTGCAGGTACTCTTACCTTCTAAGAACTGATCCAGGGCATGGTTGGTGTAGCAGACTATAAGGATGGGACGCCTCCGGTAAGCGGTTTGCCACACATGATCATTAGTCAAGAGAGCCTGAACAATCTTCAAACCCACGTATGTCTTCCCTGCAAGACAAGCTCAGAATCAGAAGAACGTAATCCACCCTCTATGAGTGCCTCGAAACATAGAAATCATCAAAAACAGATACAAGATTTCTTCCTAAACTGCCAATCTGGTCTGTACCAAGAGAACTGACCCCAGGGGTAACTAGCTTACAAAATGCAGACAAAGTAGCATGACACTGACATTCCAGCCTGTAGCTGAGCAAGGCCACAGTCTGCAAGAATGTTGTTTTTTGGATAATACACCAGACCTGGACACAGGGTTCTCTCTCCCACGGCatcccccagcccactctgATACTGGCATCATAGATGACATTTGGCTGCACATGAAACATCCACATACTACTGGAATAAAAGCACTGGTGCCTGTTAAATCCAGGTACCATTTAAAACAATTACAGTCCATCTTGTAATACTTTATTCACACAATGGTTCATGGCTGAATGTTCCCAAAGCCCTAACATGCCATGAAGACAAGTAGAAGAGTGCTGCACAGCAAGAAGGACCAAGTTCTCAAAGGCCATTGTAAACTTTTTCACCCCAATATACAAGCACAGCCAACAGTGCAGTTGGTGTCTACTTGCATCTAGGTGGGCAAAGATCAGATATGGCTATTTGAGGATATTTAACTGTCTCCACAGCTCACACTAACTGGGTGACTCAAGCATCAATCATGCACAGGACTAAAGCTTTGGAGACAGTACAGCTGGCTTTCTCTGAAGTTAATCTCCCGATATGGGGAAATCAAGAACTTCTTAAATTACAGAGCCTTTAAGCAAATATGTCTCACCAGTGCCAGGAGGTCCTTGGATGATAGCCAGCTCCTTGGTGAGTGCAAGATTCAATGCCTGCATCTGAGATTCATCTAATTGCAAAGCTTCCATTGAAAGCCATTGACTGGGATCTAGAATGTTGACACTTTTCAAGCTATCAGGGCACTTCTCTTTACGTGAAGTCTTCGTCAAAGGTGCAAGGTTGTAGACAGTACCCCGTGTCAGGTATGCTGGCTCCTTCACCTGTGCATCACATTCCACAATGTACTTCTGGAATGGGACATCTTCTTCCCGCATTTTCTGCAACCCTTCTAACACATGCCGATAGGCCTCAAAATAGGCAGTTGTCTCTACCATGAGGAAAGAGTCTGAGGGTTCAAACTCTCCCAGCAGTGGCTGGGTCTCTGCATCAAAACACAGCTCCACAATCCCATTGACAAGTTCTGCAGCATTACGATTAGAAACAGTGGCAAAAAGGAATGTTTCAAAGTGATCTTGGGACATGCAGACTAGGGATCCATACAGCAATCGTTTAGAATTCTGCCACTGTACAAACCTCAGTGGTTTTGTGTCAAACTGGACCTTGTAAGCAATGCCATCTGGGGTACAAGATGGGGCAATAATCCGTGCATCAAAGTAGATCCTGATATCAtcaaattttttctttcttaaattccTGTCCTGGAGGTTCTGCAAAACTTCCATGATACCTTCCCTTAAAGGCCTTACAAAGTCTTCTCTCAAAAGTCGGAAGTGGGTGTCAAGATAA
This Passer domesticus isolate bPasDom1 chromosome 16, bPasDom1.hap1, whole genome shotgun sequence DNA region includes the following protein-coding sequences:
- the ZNFX1 gene encoding NFX1-type zinc finger-containing protein 1; amino-acid sequence: MEGAGQEPPALQFRGGARGHVLRLDTGFLGKGRNRTNNVPGQAPKLGENLQDSNYTLSRGQREEGFGGWISKVPQSGKNEPRIQGEQANSEATGFWTKQENEGRRMRDQGGQTHERGRGPWNEHENAFRGRRCQLGQARERTRGPWNEQESRGRGRRYQGGQAQGGARGRGLRSGWENEGNTWRTQPQENPHFHQNATPGGGHHSEQPRQARRIGYKFLESLLEKDLSEVVSTLASSSGLKELLSQTTMNRNFVQLICRVLQKVCSCQTDRQRVQHILGVVKESNFLKVCLPQYVSDMITEVVPAVRHEYPEHINNIILLLQHLISTFPASSVQKVSILLTVLPASIDALRTFGVDIMEETEKNLNQVQMLMQHLQEKRREGTLRADKCTFMQPQDGQAKNYRFMSIYPTYDEIHGNEKPFLRPNFVFGKYESTSIYLDTHFRLLREDFVRPLREGIMEVLQNLQDRNLRKKKFDDIRIYFDARIIAPSCTPDGIAYKVQFDTKPLRFVQWQNSKRLLYGSLVCMSQDHFETFLFATVSNRNAAELVNGIVELCFDAETQPLLGEFEPSDSFLMVETTAYFEAYRHVLEGLQKMREEDVPFQKYIVECDAQVKEPAYLTRGTVYNLAPLTKTSRKEKCPDSLKSVNILDPSQWLSMEALQLDESQMQALNLALTKELAIIQGPPGTGKTYVGLKIVQALLTNDHVWQTAYRRRPILIVCYTNHALDQFLEGIVSFASDGIVRIGGRSSSAALHRFTLKELRKHTNRFDFSDYDFRDYEYTIHQMKKAEEGLLEGAKRLECTAYGVLHERYLKPHMAPRHWDSLRRAVADTDFNYFRSQRSLILEWLGLGVSAFTQNAAENTWAENPGGQQEGEEDSEDVAEEELLEIPEMADLIEAERVIEDERIANYWRREKEDDSVHDLARAMLAMKLDQEEGTAQPWQENMQWEVTRGQRRKIMQKMKVELRKVNAMTELEANAVRDVWQLDLNSRWRLYRLWLQTYQGFIREDIRDHEEQYQEAARKLKELKLEQDLCILSSARIVGMTTTGAAKYRRILQYIEPRIVIVEEAAEVLEAHTITTLSSECQHLILIGDHQQLQPSANVYDLAKNFNLEVSLFERLIKVDFPFVCLKYQHRMRPEIAQLISPHIYQKLENHPSVLEYENIKGVSTNIFFVEHEVPEQEIQEGKSHQNPHEARFVVELCKYFLCQGYEPSQITILTTYTGQLFCLRKLMPAKTFEGVKVHVVDKYQGEENDIILLSLVRSNKEGRPGFLQIPNRICVALSRAKKGLYCIGNMRMLGKVPLWNKIIETLGKNGHIGQSLELCCQNHPGTKTKVSTGEDFNSVPEGGCTRPCEFRLSCGHVCMRACHPYDPEHKKYQCLKPCQKVLCADGHHCPKSCYEPCGKCMVKVEKTISKCGHIQMVPCHIPQRQFECLEPCQKKLNCGHKCRRSCGQQCTMKCPEQVTATLKCGHEQKVLCWMTEMGHEEAVKCETKCSVTLACGHVCSGSCHACFGGRFHKACDSPCKRVLICSHKCQEPCTTECPPCQKECQNYCIHSKCKKKCWESCVPCAEPCEWQCQHYQCTNLCSEPCNRPRCNVPCAKMLPCGHPCVGLCGEPCPKKCLVCDHEELTQIFFGFEDDPDARFVQLEDCGHVFESQGLDHYMDEDDDVVKLKVCPMCQTPIRKNLRYGSSVKRQVEEIERVKQKIQGPAEEIESNRKRLKAALAQNIYLKHNLSSKYAMLEEKLKASPLSTKSIGLIENLLNFYKRVGDLTNSLNKIAENEKKGLVKRLDEVQKWLDKQRISFTGQELADLQSEIQRLTYLLSLLVRCKASRMISTDIAAEINSAREILEGTRKFTEEDEAAVKAHLKKINVSLPVSGLGISEAERVQIVTAIGCPRGHWFKCKNGHIYVIGECGGAMQKSTCPECHEVIGGTNHALDSSNSLAPEMDGATHAAWSDVANNMLNFEDLRRLM